cgcttaacaaccgaagacgctggcgttgttgtgaaggtcccatgcaagtgaacggagcgttccacggcattgagaagagccgtgtcataatagcccatatttacgtcctatattcccccccccccgtcaaaatTCAGCGCAAGGCCGGTGCGGTCTCCCCCAACCGTCAACAACTttaagagacccccacagagatggaatcataactTGAACCCTGCCTATAGCCAACTTcctcctgcccaacaatatgggcaggatccaagctctcctaatcgagtcagcaatagccgcgtttgaatgataatgtatgaatggaacgttgcatttttaatgtctacaaatattctacaaataaacgctgtagtacacattccaggcccataaggggcgctacTTCTGTTACAGAAATCCAGaacaaattaaataagaagaagagccgagcatgcgcataaggctgcccttatgcgcatgctcgcatgtgatttctgagactccgcgggcttaagagccattggctaagAGGTCGAGGGGTGGAGCGATGAtgcatggtttgcggtttcaggcgtacacacgaatccaaaacgaaaccgggtcgatttgaaaccacctccgagggtggtttcagaagtttgcggttttggtcagcggattcgccggcttcgtgcgtacggaaggccgaaccgtacaagacctttgcggtttcgccatgaaatcggctttgtgtgaacAGGGcctaagataaatgtagttggcacacaagctattttggatttttgtaatatggaattagTTCAGGGGGGGGAATgccgtgaataaatgtatgcacagtgcgttcaggattcGGACTGATATGTCgacctaggcttaatcaattgtgttttaatatctttagcattcatattattgcaatctattcttttcgtaggctactctgcggttggccttgatggggagatattttaaccctttttaaccccattttcctgcgacattcctgcgtctccccctgcgtcatagcccgttacagaaccatgtcagtggacaggtacaattttacgatcgtcgtgagtgcagcgaatgcgcgttcacgttaagaggagtttcgggaaacgctccaaagaaattatcgatggttcgaaagatccatcgggagaatgatctaaCGAGcaaagatccatcgttatcgggaaacggggccctggacccagtgtttgagatgccagatatatcaggctgaggtttgtgGAACCAAAAACAAGTGGGAATAAGGACTAAGAACAACAAAgcaaacatacagtaagtgaacaagaacagcaaagtagagccagggggtatcaataaataaaacaatgttagtcatgtgtgcaacaagaacaacaaatgtgtaaacaggtgtgcgtgtatgtctaacttgtaaaacaaggacaaagtgaaggaacagggaggaatATTATAAGTTATTAATATACAAAGAAAACACTCCACAAACATCATGCTGAGGTTAAGGATAGTAAAGTGCATCAGGTCGAAAAGAAGGACAACAATCGAAGCagtcgccgccgccaccaccaccaccaccaccaacagccgtCGCCAGCATAAGCCGCCACCACTAGCAGCAGAAGGCGACACCACCATCCTtcgccaccaccagccagctcaagcagccatcgCCTCAAGCAGCAGCGACCTGCAGCAGTGTTATCCggcaccagccagctcaagccaccagcagcagcagcagcagcagcagccaccagcagcagcagcagccaccatcagcagcatccaccttcagcagcatccaccatcagctgCATACACATAACCGCTAcgtcagtgacacaattaggcctaggcattttttattcatacTATAGCTGTGAGAACTGTTcagaaaaatcacctccatagtcgccctggagtcacagggcgaccgtctcctgcaagaatcagggaaacctattataggacattctgtccagaaattaaacatttagaagagtacgtgacactttgctttgatagttatatacctcagattggagattgattgtcggcagctcctccaaaataatgtttgtaccttcaactaaaaatgacaattaatttacactcaatcatttcacatttgattagcaagacaattattgatgtccattgccaatacatgaatacatactcattacaaaGGCCTTGGaagtcgaggcagtggggtcagaggacaccccccccccttccactcctaccatcatcggccgaccttcgttattggcgagagccagctcctccgaagtggtgaagggcaGTGGAGCGGTCTCCCTCCCAGTCGTATTattggttttctttttatttgctgcaggtaatcaacatgtgactaaaggttggagcctaggccattgccaatcataggctagattcacctgaaattattcaaatggatgcttacaacttaccacattgaatattattttaatatttatttttgacttagccccatgttcgtaggagcgtgctggcaccacatctatgggggtaaaaggcatgatgatgcaAGACATATTTTTAAGAAAAtgtgcagaatcttttcacttacgaataaACACGGACGGCTATTTTTTACCAGCACGCCGCACTAGCCATATAATGgacaaccgtgttccccttggctgtgatttggactttgaattcctcgtaggaattcataataatacaccacGCACGCTCGATTCACTTTGCATAAGGGGGAGTCGAATGACGTGATAAACacaccttttatgtgaacgcgcattgaacctaaagcggaaaacctggtacgactaattgaatctaaagtgagtgtcgtggaaccatttaactctgactgcgagttgcgtctctgtcgaaccaggttttcccaagaaagcatgggtatgttcagcgaggttcgtggtatactcCCCTCACAAATTTCCTTTGTATTTACCAACGATGTGAACGTTTCCTAATATTTTGCTGTTAGAAGAGTCAGAGAAATAAGTTCTTAATCACAGACATAAATTactaaaatgaaaacaaagcaaATCAAAAGCTGGAAAGTGTTTAATcctgatgaaaagaaaaacttAAAGCAGTAATTTCGCCAAATACCGGACAGAGCTCTGAATCAAAGCGCCCCGTTACCCTGTGTGAAAGCACCCCATTGCCCTTGTGCTTGAGCAAGTGCACCCTCAAATTGCATGGGTCGCTGTAGCTGGCGTTCCAATGCACTAACAGGCAGGGCTTCTAACCGGAGTGattcctcatgtggatcttcagttggcctttctgactgaagcaattcgtgcattggtcacacttgtagggcttctcctcggagtgagtcctcatgtggatcttcagggggcctttctgactgaagcacttcgtgcattgttcacacttgtagggcttctcctcggagtgagtcctcatgtggatcttcagggtgcctttctgactgaagcacatcgtgcattggtcacacttgtagggcttctccccagagtgagtcctcatgtggcacTTCAGGTggtctttcagactgaagcccttcgtgcattggtcacacttgtagggcttctcctcggagtgagtcctcatgtggatatcAAGCTggcctttctgactgaagcgcttcatgcattggtcacacctgtatggcttctcgccggtgtgagtcctcatgtggaatTTCAGGTGGCATGTCCGACGGAAGAACTTCgagcattggtcacacctgtagggcttctccccggagtgagtccaaatgtggatcttcaggccgCTTGTTAGACTGAAGCGCgttgtgcattggtcacacttgtagggcttctcaccGGAGTGAGTCATCAGGTGGAATTTCAGGTGGCTTTTGTGACGGAAGCACTTCgagcattggtcacacctgtagggcctctccccggagtgagtcctcatgtggatcttcaggctgcttttcagactgaagcccttcgtgcattggtcacacttgtagggcttctccccagagtgagtcattACGTGTTT
The nucleotide sequence above comes from Gadus chalcogrammus isolate NIFS_2021 chromosome 4, NIFS_Gcha_1.0, whole genome shotgun sequence. Encoded proteins:
- the LOC130381423 gene encoding zinc finger protein 239-like; its protein translation is MVIPNNANMIINMCTNTNEKPHRCAQCMMLFQWKSDLKIHMRTHSGEKPYKCDHCMKRFSHKGNLNKHVMTHSGEKPYKCDQCTKGFSLKSSLKIHMRTHSGERPYRCDQCSKCFRHKSHLKFHLMTHSGEKPYKCDQCTTRFSLTSGLKIHIWTHSGEKPYRCDQCSKFFRRTCHLKFHMRTHTGEKPYRCDQCMKRFSQKGQLDIHMRTHSEEKPYKCDQCTKGFSLKDHLKCHMRTHSGEKPYKCDQCTMCFSQKGTLKIHMRTHSEEKPYKCEQCTKCFSQKGPLKIHMRTHSEEKPYKCDQCTNCFSQKGQLKIHMRNHSDVVPARSYEHGAKSKINIKIIFNVQIKRKPIIRLGGRPLHCPSPLRRSWLSPITKVGR